Proteins co-encoded in one Thermochromatium tepidum ATCC 43061 genomic window:
- a CDS encoding DUF2304 domain-containing protein translates to MTYQMTSMVIGLVLAATILWLVRRDHLHGPYAVWWIGAAATVMVLGFFPSIFDRLGAYLGVSYPPMLAMVLGFALLLIKILTMDLERSRQERQIRRLAQRLAMLEARKPLDSDGPDDRTQSPAP, encoded by the coding sequence ATGACGTATCAAATGACCTCGATGGTGATCGGGCTGGTGCTCGCTGCCACGATCCTGTGGCTGGTGCGCCGCGATCATCTGCATGGGCCCTACGCGGTCTGGTGGATCGGCGCAGCAGCGACCGTCATGGTGCTGGGCTTCTTTCCGAGCATCTTCGATCGTCTTGGCGCCTATCTCGGGGTCAGCTATCCACCGATGCTGGCCATGGTGCTGGGTTTTGCCCTGCTGCTGATCAAGATCCTGACCATGGACCTCGAGCGCTCGCGTCAGGAGCGCCAGATCCGGCGGCTGGCCCAGCGGCTGGCGATGTTGGAGGCGCGCAAACCGCTGGATTCGGACGGTCCAGACGACCGGACCCAGTCCCCCGCCCCCTGA
- a CDS encoding glycosyltransferase family 2 protein, translating to MSTSLLEPTPCDPPSGPVSPPSPSDLLILIPAHNEAATVGAIVREVRRHWGYPVVVIDDCSTDDTAEVAYAAGATLLSLPLQLGAWGALQTGLRYAERNGYRLAVTLDADGQHEPTQIGTLLAPLLAGQANVVIGAFPSRASSARRLAWRYFRWLTGLGLEDITSGFRAYDERAIRLLASREATLLDYQDVGVLLTLHRHGLRVIEKPVTMQPRLQGVSRVFKSWWTVGNYMLQTSLLCLARIGHGRARDRRTHSEASGWN from the coding sequence GTGTCCACCAGCCTTCTTGAACCAACACCGTGCGATCCGCCCAGCGGGCCAGTCTCGCCCCCGTCACCATCAGACCTCCTGATCCTGATCCCGGCCCACAATGAAGCGGCGACTGTGGGTGCCATCGTGCGCGAGGTGCGCCGGCACTGGGGCTATCCAGTGGTCGTGATCGACGACTGTAGCACTGACGATACAGCCGAGGTCGCCTATGCCGCTGGTGCGACCCTGCTGTCGCTGCCGCTGCAACTGGGTGCCTGGGGTGCGCTCCAGACCGGATTGCGCTATGCCGAGCGCAACGGCTATCGGCTGGCCGTCACCCTGGATGCCGACGGTCAGCATGAACCGACCCAGATCGGCACCCTGCTTGCCCCGCTGCTCGCCGGCCAAGCGAATGTGGTGATCGGGGCCTTTCCGAGCCGCGCCAGCTCAGCACGACGCCTCGCCTGGCGCTATTTCCGCTGGTTGACCGGGCTCGGCCTGGAGGATATTACCTCCGGCTTTCGCGCCTATGATGAACGGGCCATCCGACTGTTGGCCTCGCGTGAGGCAACTCTGCTCGACTATCAGGACGTCGGCGTGCTGCTGACACTCCATCGGCACGGCTTGCGCGTGATCGAAAAGCCCGTAACGATGCAGCCGCGTCTGCAGGGTGTCTCCAGGGTGTTTAAATCCTGGTGGACAGTGGGAAACTATATGCTTCAGACCTCTCTGCTCTGTCTGGCACGCATCGGCCATGGCCGCGCGCGCGACCGGCGGACGCACTCAGAGGCATCAGGATGGAATTGA